The following coding sequences lie in one Deinococcus detaillensis genomic window:
- a CDS encoding MFS transporter yields MSTGTVTVRTFQGGAAIATAVTLGHLINDAYGAILTPLGPELHTKFGVSIAAITLLSSIFSLTSSVLQPLLGVIGERLGSRAMAAFGPVFTGLGLTLIGFMPWFGMLVLLVAVAGLGSGFFHPAGAAYVARSSPQAKRGLWASLFSAGGTAGMALGPVFASAGLANLHWFGLIGLVIGAVSYAITPDYHPTAKRLTVKAYLGIFRGPMVTLWGMAVLRSFASIGYNAMLPFILVARGYGLREVAITLAIFAVASAVGGIVGGRISDQIGRVPVLKSAILATLPLFAILIYSNPGQWWFYPLTFLVGAAVNSSVPVGIVTAQEYAPEHVAVASSIMMGFSWGVAGLLIFLVGFLADATTPTTAALVSILLLLPSVYLAYKLPEPPKQSFA; encoded by the coding sequence ATGAGTACGGGAACGGTGACGGTACGCACTTTTCAAGGTGGCGCAGCGATTGCGACGGCAGTGACGCTGGGCCACCTCATCAACGACGCTTACGGGGCTATTCTCACCCCGCTGGGGCCAGAGTTGCACACCAAATTTGGGGTGAGCATCGCGGCCATCACGCTGCTTTCCAGCATTTTTTCGCTGACCAGCAGCGTGTTGCAGCCGCTCCTGGGGGTCATCGGCGAGCGGCTCGGCAGCCGCGCCATGGCCGCCTTCGGGCCAGTCTTCACCGGACTGGGCTTGACCCTGATCGGCTTCATGCCCTGGTTCGGGATGTTGGTGCTGCTGGTGGCCGTCGCGGGTTTGGGCAGTGGCTTTTTTCATCCGGCGGGCGCGGCTTACGTGGCGCGTTCGAGTCCGCAGGCCAAACGCGGTTTGTGGGCCAGCTTGTTTAGCGCGGGCGGCACGGCGGGCATGGCGCTCGGCCCGGTGTTTGCCAGCGCGGGCCTGGCGAACCTGCACTGGTTCGGTTTGATTGGGCTGGTGATTGGCGCTGTCAGTTACGCCATTACGCCGGACTATCATCCAACCGCCAAGCGGCTGACCGTCAAAGCCTACCTCGGTATTTTCAGGGGGCCGATGGTGACGCTGTGGGGCATGGCGGTGCTGCGGAGCTTTGCCAGCATCGGTTACAACGCCATGTTGCCTTTTATCTTGGTGGCACGCGGCTACGGCCTGCGCGAGGTGGCCATCACACTGGCGATTTTCGCGGTGGCCTCGGCGGTGGGCGGCATCGTGGGCGGGCGTATTTCCGACCAGATCGGGCGGGTGCCGGTGCTCAAGTCCGCGATTCTGGCGACTTTGCCGCTGTTCGCCATCCTGATTTACTCCAACCCCGGCCAGTGGTGGTTTTACCCCCTGACCTTTTTGGTGGGCGCGGCGGTCAATTCCAGTGTTCCAGTGGGCATCGTCACCGCGCAGGAATACGCGCCGGAGCACGTGGCCGTGGCCAGCAGCATCATGATGGGCTTTTCATGGGGCGTGGCGGGCCTGCTGATCTTTTTGGTGGGCTTCTTGGCCGACGCGACCACGCCGACGACTGCCGCGCTGGTCTCCATACTGCTGCTGCTGCCCAGCGTTTACTTGGCCT
- the metG gene encoding methionine--tRNA ligase, with translation MSDTPKDPSAKQPFYITTAIDYANGAPHIGHVYEKILTDAIARYHRLAGYDVYFVTGTDEHGEKISKAAAKAGRTPQSFVDDLAQRAFKGLWDRLNISYDDFIRTTESRHKKYVQGVLQRVYEAGDIYFAEYEGLYSVGAERYVTDKELVPGPDGVKRFPGDKDPPELRREANYFFNMEKYQAWLLEHIQTHPEFIQPVGYRNEVIEMLREPIGPLSISRPKSRVPWGIELPWDADHVTYVWFDALLNYLSAPSSKGHPEWFDYAWHVVGKDILKPHAIFWPTMLRAAGVAPYQKLVVHAHILAEDGRKMGKSLGNAIDPVELIETYGVDAVRYTLLREATLSADSPYGAGILINRQNADLANDLGNLLSRTVSMIQKYRDGILPASGPLGVREEGIRTAALALPDRIMVLVRDLKVNMALEAAMEFVRDLNRYIAESAPWALAKNPDDAAKLDTVLYTAAEGLRVASVALEAAIPSKSRALREQLGLGGQSYTLTPAWGLIAGGTRVLGGPVLFPKPEQLKEGAAEAAPTAQPQPTQEKKGKTMTVQAPAQETPAKPAEAAPAPEPQTETDNLISIDDFAKIDLRIVEVIAAEAVAKADKLLKLTVKMGHADGTSEERTVVSGIRQWFAPEDLVGRKVVLVANLKPAKLRGIQSQGMILAAEDAEGNLDLLGTGLDLPSGTRVR, from the coding sequence ATGTCCGACACCCCTAAAGACCCCAGCGCCAAACAGCCCTTCTACATCACCACCGCTATTGACTACGCCAACGGAGCGCCGCACATTGGCCACGTCTACGAAAAAATCCTGACCGACGCGATTGCCCGCTATCACCGCCTCGCCGGCTATGACGTGTATTTCGTGACCGGAACCGACGAACACGGCGAAAAGATCAGCAAGGCCGCCGCCAAAGCCGGACGCACCCCGCAGAGCTTTGTGGACGACCTCGCTCAGCGGGCCTTCAAGGGCCTGTGGGACCGGCTCAATATCAGCTACGACGACTTTATCCGCACCACCGAGTCGCGGCACAAGAAGTATGTGCAGGGCGTCTTGCAGCGGGTCTATGAAGCGGGCGACATTTACTTCGCCGAATATGAGGGCCTGTACTCGGTGGGGGCCGAGCGCTACGTGACCGACAAGGAACTGGTGCCGGGGCCGGACGGCGTCAAGCGTTTCCCCGGTGATAAGGACCCACCGGAACTGCGCCGCGAGGCCAATTACTTCTTCAATATGGAGAAGTATCAGGCGTGGCTGCTCGAACATATCCAGACCCACCCCGAGTTCATTCAGCCGGTGGGCTACCGCAATGAAGTGATTGAAATGTTGCGTGAACCGATCGGGCCACTCAGCATCTCCAGACCCAAGAGCCGGGTGCCGTGGGGCATCGAGCTGCCTTGGGACGCCGATCACGTCACTTACGTCTGGTTCGATGCGCTGCTCAACTACCTTTCCGCGCCGAGCAGCAAGGGGCACCCCGAATGGTTTGACTACGCCTGGCACGTGGTGGGCAAGGATATTCTCAAGCCGCACGCGATTTTCTGGCCCACCATGCTCAGGGCGGCGGGCGTGGCCCCTTACCAAAAATTAGTCGTCCACGCGCACATTCTGGCTGAGGACGGACGCAAGATGGGCAAGTCGTTGGGCAACGCCATCGATCCGGTGGAGCTGATCGAAACCTACGGGGTGGACGCGGTGCGCTACACCTTGCTGCGCGAGGCGACCCTCAGCGCCGACAGCCCTTATGGCGCGGGCATTTTGATCAACCGTCAGAACGCCGACCTCGCCAACGACTTGGGCAATTTGCTCTCGCGCACCGTCAGCATGATTCAGAAATACCGGGACGGCATCTTGCCTGCGTCTGGGCCGCTGGGCGTGCGCGAAGAAGGCATCCGGACGGCGGCGCTGGCCTTGCCGGACCGGATCATGGTGCTGGTGCGCGATCTCAAGGTCAATATGGCGCTGGAAGCCGCCATGGAATTCGTGCGCGACCTCAACCGCTACATCGCTGAGAGTGCGCCCTGGGCGCTGGCCAAAAACCCTGACGACGCGGCCAAACTCGATACCGTGCTGTACACCGCCGCCGAGGGACTGCGGGTGGCGAGCGTGGCCCTGGAAGCCGCTATTCCCAGCAAATCCCGCGCTCTGCGGGAGCAACTCGGCCTCGGCGGGCAAAGCTATACCTTGACGCCTGCTTGGGGGTTGATCGCCGGAGGAACGCGGGTGTTGGGCGGGCCGGTGTTGTTTCCGAAGCCGGAACAGCTCAAAGAAGGTGCAGCCGAAGCCGCGCCCACCGCCCAGCCTCAGCCGACTCAAGAGAAGAAAGGCAAAACCATGACCGTACAAGCTCCTGCCCAAGAGACGCCTGCCAAACCCGCCGAGGCTGCGCCCGCGCCCGAACCCCAGACTGAAACAGACAACCTGATCAGTATTGACGACTTCGCCAAAATTGATCTGCGCATCGTGGAAGTCATCGCCGCCGAAGCGGTGGCCAAAGCCGACAAGCTGCTCAAACTGACGGTCAAGATGGGCCATGCCGATGGAACCTCAGAGGAGCGCACGGTGGTCAGCGGGATTCGCCAGTGGTTCGCGCCGGAAGACTTGGTGGGCCGCAAAGTGGTGCTGGTCGCCAACCTCAAGCCCGCCAAGCTGCGCGGCATTCAGTCGCAGGGCATGATCCTGGCAGCCGAGGACGCAGAGGGGAATTTGGATTTGCTGGGCACGGGGCTGGATTTGCCGAGCGGCACGCGGGTGAGATAG